A genomic window from Punica granatum isolate Tunisia-2019 chromosome 2, ASM765513v2, whole genome shotgun sequence includes:
- the LOC116193758 gene encoding extensin-like: MAEGDRVDISEEVNPPVPAHSQPPPAHAPPPPTPAGILPAYSSAPSTHLPPSMSSRAPLPPASLTASASDDQAHITALEGTVNQMATNMAELLALLRGPNRASSSSTPPPGQGPTVDQTPWVPSTQAPENMDTPAPPTLHTSMSHPFTSPFPPPPAPTAVPLPPTAFLTSDQVLSAPPPVSMPAPAAIYAAPPPTVFPASSAPAPTHPQAAELPSYPPLQPHTSFPYQAPPPINTTFHEPGTPTHAARFASPTHFFTEADTEQE, from the coding sequence atggcggaaggagatCGAGTCGATATCTCCGAAGAAGTTAACCCACCGGTTCCGGCTCATTCCCAACCGCCCCCGGCACACGCTCCGCCGCCTCCGACTCCTGCAGGCATACTCCCGGCGTATTCGAGCGCCCCTTCGACACATCTCCCGCCTTCGATGTCTTCAAGGGCGCCCCTTCCACCGGCCTCGCTGACTGCATCCGCCTCCGACGACCAAGCCCACATCACAgcactcgagggcacggtcaaccaaatggccaccaacatggcaGAGCTGCTCGCCCTGCTTAGAGGACCAAACCGTgcatcctcgagctccacacctcCACCGGGACAAGGGCCAACAGTCGACCAGACTCCTTGGGTTCCGTCAACTCAGGCCCCGGAGAACATGGATACGCCCGCGCCACCAACACTGCATACGTCCATGTCTCACCCCTTCACCAGTCCATTTccgccaccgccggcccccacggccgtccctcttccgCCGACGGCATTCCTTACTTCGGATCAGGTCCTATCCGCGCCGCCACCTGTTTCTATGCCGGCCCCGGCCGCGATCTATGCCGCCCCTCCGCCGACGGTTTTTCCAGCCTCAAGCGCGCCTGCTCCGACTCATCCTCAAGCCGCAGAGCTTCCCTCCTACCCGCCTCTACAACCTCACACCAGCTTTCCCTACCAAGCACCGCCGCCAATAAACACCACtttccacgaaccgggcacgccgactcacgCGGCCCGATTCGCCTCGCCGACTCACTTTTTCACCGAGGCTGACACCGAGCAGGAGTGA